The following proteins are co-located in the Pedobacter sp. FW305-3-2-15-E-R2A2 genome:
- a CDS encoding RagB/SusD family nutrient uptake outer membrane protein, producing the protein MRNKLYLLMLIGLTTLAACKKDFLNQTPETSISEAEFWKTPNDLQLYVNNFYSTFPSTINGFGTIGPYGLDADQGSDNMITMSVDGPLNGTRVVPGSGGGWAAGDWSMLRNINYFMVNYNKVNAAWDNQKNYVGEALFFRAWFYFSKLRQFGDLPWVNKPMNPVLDQLKGARLSRAVIVDSIMNDLDKAVNYLPSKDKAQPSRVNKQIAQLLQARIALFEGTWEKYHANTPFGVSGADGTKFLQKAATVSKDLIDNPDGNGLAATPGTDGYWKLFNQSNYNGNPEIMLWRQFDLNANGGHYWHRYTNTGAGRGITKNLIDYYLCTDGKPITGNPLYQGDANLLNVVKNRDPRMLQTLYVNDGNHIVTNNRPNGAAAAIFEVPTFTSPNEQKPATGYQVYKGHNPDYTQQQDRGTTGYIIFRFAEALLIYAEAKAELGTFNQADADLSLNKLRSRVGMPNLMVGGIVNDPKWEFPTLSPVINEVRRERRIELACEGYRRDDVYRWAAADELLVGWKPKGAILSQWTGLVPAASLATYPVDANGYIELFKNIPAMAAGYQFNVLRDYLAPIAIDQMSLNPDIKQNPGW; encoded by the coding sequence ATGCGCAATAAACTATATCTGTTGATGCTTATAGGCCTGACCACTCTGGCCGCCTGTAAGAAAGACTTTCTGAATCAGACTCCGGAAACAAGCATTAGTGAAGCTGAATTCTGGAAAACACCCAATGACCTTCAGCTGTATGTCAATAATTTCTATTCTACTTTTCCTTCTACGATCAATGGTTTTGGTACAATAGGTCCATATGGATTGGATGCGGATCAGGGCAGTGACAACATGATCACGATGTCTGTGGACGGACCCTTAAACGGAACAAGAGTAGTGCCTGGATCAGGCGGAGGTTGGGCTGCCGGAGACTGGAGCATGCTGAGGAACATCAATTATTTTATGGTGAATTACAATAAGGTAAATGCAGCATGGGACAATCAAAAAAATTATGTTGGTGAAGCATTGTTCTTCAGGGCCTGGTTTTACTTTAGTAAACTGAGACAATTCGGAGACCTTCCATGGGTAAATAAACCGATGAACCCGGTATTGGATCAGTTAAAGGGGGCACGCTTATCCAGAGCGGTCATTGTAGATTCCATTATGAATGACCTTGACAAGGCGGTAAATTACCTGCCTTCTAAAGATAAAGCTCAACCTTCGAGGGTAAATAAACAAATCGCACAATTGCTTCAGGCAAGAATTGCACTTTTTGAGGGAACCTGGGAGAAATATCATGCGAATACTCCTTTTGGTGTAAGTGGTGCCGATGGTACTAAATTTCTGCAAAAGGCAGCAACGGTAAGTAAAGACCTGATCGATAATCCTGACGGAAACGGATTGGCAGCTACACCCGGAACGGATGGCTATTGGAAATTGTTCAATCAAAGTAATTACAATGGAAATCCGGAAATCATGCTCTGGCGACAATTTGACCTGAATGCAAATGGAGGTCATTACTGGCACCGCTATACAAATACAGGTGCGGGAAGAGGAATCACCAAAAATTTGATCGATTACTATTTATGTACAGATGGAAAACCAATTACCGGAAATCCATTGTATCAGGGAGATGCCAATTTGTTAAATGTGGTCAAAAATAGAGATCCAAGGATGCTGCAAACCCTATATGTGAATGACGGAAACCATATCGTTACGAACAACAGACCAAATGGAGCCGCTGCCGCAATTTTTGAAGTACCCACTTTTACCTCTCCAAATGAACAGAAACCGGCTACCGGTTATCAGGTGTATAAAGGACATAATCCGGATTATACACAACAACAGGACAGGGGAACCACTGGTTACATCATTTTCAGGTTTGCAGAGGCACTCTTAATTTATGCAGAAGCCAAAGCAGAATTGGGAACTTTTAATCAGGCAGATGCCGATTTATCTCTGAACAAACTAAGGAGCCGCGTTGGTATGCCTAACCTGATGGTGGGTGGAATCGTGAATGACCCTAAATGGGAGTTTCCAACGCTGAGCCCGGTGATTAATGAAGTACGTAGAGAAAGAAGGATAGAGCTGGCCTGTGAAGGATACCGCAGGGACGATGTGTATCGCTGGGCTGCCGCCGATGAATTATTGGTGGGCTGGAAACCAAAAGGAGCAATCCTGAGTCAATGGACAGGCTTAGTTCCGGCTGCGAGTCTTGCTACTTATCCGGTTGATGCAAATGGTTATATCGAATTGTTTAAAAACATTCCGGCGATGGCTGCTGGCTATCAGTTTAATGTACTAAGAGATTATCTGGCTCCGATTGCGATCGATCAAATGAGCCTTAATCCTGACATTAAACAGAATCCGGGATGGTAA
- a CDS encoding TonB-dependent receptor codes for MKKNNQMYKNYTKSLGVPPGYTLKFLMSIKLTVIFLIATALQVSATGFAQKVTYSRKNATLKQVFNEINKQTGYNIIWSAKKVKNTTSVNANFNNASLETVLDVCLKDLPLAYIIEDKIVVIKEKETIISDKLNQFLRFMEVRGKVVDENGNPLPGASIKVKGANKGAVTDVNGAFILSDVAENATLEVSFVGYISQEIKASSQNVVIKLMPKPNELEDVVVVAYGSQKKTRLTGAVAQVTGKDLADRPITRVTQALQGQVANLNISIGGSGGSPNATQGINIRGYTGLGTSAGPLIVIDGVQGGDINSLNPDDIENISVLKDAASAAIYGSSAPYGVILIKTKQGSRGKTPSITYNNNISMNTIFNLPTMVNSLDFANIYNEAFVNAGRSPFYDAAALQRIKDYQSGALTTETIKDPNPANNSYLSWNAANSNNDWFKIYYKDRSYSQQHNVSINGGSESSSYFVGAGFNDRSGMYNYGNDKYKRYNLRTNLTTDVTKWLTFSFRGSFSRELFDTPNLYAAQTGGGERAYMHQIARKFPTVQLYNPDGRISAESNIQLQSEGGREITTKDKGLLTGELNLKLAKGWTATANYTFDGTYFDRSTHLKTLYTFLPDGSQATVGGTTPNGYARYNERIQHEVVNIYSQYEKQLGDHYFSVMGGFVSDYNAFQSYGASNTNLYSDNIPSLSTSYGTTPSISDGVRKLASEGFFGRFNYNYKEKYLLELSARYDGTSRFLSEVRWKAYPGISAGWNVDKESFFEPVKKYVNGLKFRGSYGKLGDQLFLQDSYYPFYPSLGTSSPTSTSWLFGGSRQAAVSQPGLVDNSLTWVSTSTLNFGTDAAFLDNRLNTTFDWYIRKANDVMGPAAALPAILGTSAPGINNSAIETRGWELSIGWRDKIGNVNYGLKGVLSDYKAKVVRYPNPTGDLGTWYQGQQMGEIWGYQTIGFFKSAEEVAAAPSQSRINGNPWTAGDIRYADLNGDGKIDAGTSTLSNPGDRKVIGNSTPRYSYGLTADASWNGFDAMIFIQGVGKRDAAIGGNYFWGIVGDEWQSSLFTTHLDRWTPENPNGYYPKYYMSEQNGKNTQVQSKYLQSAAYMRIKNVQLGYTISKALLDRIKISKLRFYISIENLATFTKFTKALDPELTLNEGKVYPLQRSYSAGLSVTF; via the coding sequence ATGAAAAAGAACAACCAAATGTATAAAAATTATACTAAAAGTCTTGGTGTGCCTCCCGGCTATACCCTAAAATTTCTGATGAGTATAAAGCTGACCGTCATCTTTTTAATCGCAACCGCCTTACAGGTAAGTGCAACAGGCTTTGCACAAAAAGTGACTTACTCCAGAAAAAATGCTACCCTCAAACAAGTATTTAATGAAATCAATAAACAAACAGGGTACAACATCATATGGTCGGCAAAAAAAGTAAAAAATACCACCAGTGTAAATGCAAATTTTAACAATGCATCTTTAGAAACGGTATTGGATGTCTGTCTTAAAGACTTGCCTTTAGCGTACATAATTGAAGACAAAATTGTAGTCATCAAAGAGAAAGAAACGATTATTTCTGATAAGCTAAACCAGTTTCTGCGCTTCATGGAAGTAAGGGGAAAGGTAGTGGATGAAAATGGTAATCCTTTGCCGGGCGCTTCTATCAAAGTTAAAGGTGCAAATAAAGGAGCGGTTACCGATGTAAATGGCGCTTTTATCCTTTCTGATGTCGCGGAGAATGCAACTCTCGAAGTTTCCTTTGTTGGTTATATCAGTCAGGAAATCAAGGCTTCTTCTCAAAATGTGGTCATTAAGCTGATGCCAAAACCCAACGAGCTGGAAGATGTAGTTGTGGTGGCTTACGGTAGCCAAAAGAAAACACGCCTTACAGGTGCGGTGGCACAGGTGACCGGAAAAGACCTTGCCGATCGTCCGATCACCAGAGTTACTCAGGCTTTGCAGGGGCAGGTGGCCAATCTGAACATCAGTATCGGAGGTAGTGGCGGATCACCAAATGCGACACAAGGCATTAACATCCGTGGATATACAGGACTTGGAACAAGTGCAGGGCCGTTAATTGTAATTGATGGAGTTCAGGGAGGTGATATTAATAGCCTCAATCCGGATGATATAGAAAACATTTCTGTATTAAAAGATGCAGCATCAGCGGCGATTTATGGATCAAGTGCCCCTTACGGAGTGATCCTGATCAAAACAAAACAAGGTAGTCGTGGAAAGACACCGAGCATCACTTACAACAATAACATTTCGATGAACACCATCTTCAATTTGCCAACCATGGTGAATTCCCTGGATTTTGCAAACATCTATAATGAAGCCTTTGTAAACGCAGGCAGATCTCCATTTTACGATGCTGCAGCTCTTCAGCGGATTAAAGATTATCAGTCGGGCGCACTGACCACAGAGACGATAAAAGATCCCAATCCGGCAAACAATAGCTATTTATCATGGAATGCAGCCAATTCAAATAATGATTGGTTTAAAATTTATTATAAAGACCGCTCTTATAGTCAGCAACACAATGTGAGCATAAATGGAGGTTCGGAATCTTCCAGCTATTTTGTCGGTGCCGGATTTAACGACAGAAGCGGAATGTATAATTATGGGAACGACAAATACAAACGCTATAACCTGAGAACAAATCTAACTACGGATGTAACGAAATGGCTTACTTTTAGTTTCAGGGGAAGTTTTTCCAGAGAGTTGTTTGATACTCCCAACCTGTATGCCGCGCAAACAGGAGGAGGTGAAAGGGCCTATATGCACCAGATTGCCCGTAAATTTCCTACAGTACAGTTGTACAATCCTGATGGACGCATCTCTGCGGAAAGTAATATCCAGTTGCAGAGCGAGGGAGGAAGAGAAATTACAACTAAAGATAAAGGTCTGTTAACCGGAGAGCTGAATCTGAAACTGGCAAAAGGATGGACAGCAACGGCAAACTATACTTTTGACGGAACCTATTTCGATAGAAGTACACACCTGAAAACCTTGTATACCTTTTTGCCGGATGGTTCACAAGCAACGGTGGGAGGAACGACCCCTAACGGATATGCCAGGTATAACGAAAGGATTCAACATGAAGTAGTGAACATCTATTCGCAATATGAAAAACAGCTGGGCGACCATTATTTCAGTGTGATGGGTGGTTTTGTGAGTGATTACAATGCTTTTCAATCTTATGGTGCAAGCAATACAAATTTATACTCAGATAATATTCCTTCACTGTCTACTTCGTACGGAACGACTCCTTCTATCTCCGATGGTGTCAGGAAATTGGCTTCGGAAGGCTTTTTTGGAAGGTTCAATTACAATTATAAAGAAAAATACCTGTTAGAACTGAGTGCCCGTTATGATGGAACTTCCCGTTTTTTATCTGAGGTAAGATGGAAAGCTTATCCGGGAATTTCTGCAGGATGGAATGTCGATAAGGAATCCTTTTTTGAACCGGTGAAAAAATATGTGAACGGTTTGAAATTCCGTGGATCTTATGGTAAACTGGGAGATCAATTGTTTTTACAGGATAGCTATTACCCATTCTATCCGAGTCTGGGGACAAGCAGTCCTACCAGTACATCCTGGCTTTTTGGAGGATCAAGACAAGCTGCGGTAAGTCAGCCTGGCCTGGTAGACAACTCATTGACCTGGGTAAGCACTTCTACCTTAAACTTTGGAACTGATGCAGCCTTTTTAGACAACAGGTTGAACACGACGTTCGACTGGTACATCCGTAAAGCAAACGATGTCATGGGTCCAGCAGCTGCATTACCCGCAATTTTAGGTACATCAGCACCAGGGATTAATAACTCTGCCATTGAAACCAGAGGATGGGAACTATCTATCGGATGGAGAGACAAAATTGGCAATGTGAATTATGGACTTAAAGGAGTATTGAGCGACTATAAGGCTAAAGTAGTACGTTATCCAAACCCTACAGGTGATTTAGGAACCTGGTATCAGGGACAGCAAATGGGAGAGATCTGGGGATATCAAACGATCGGCTTTTTCAAAAGTGCTGAAGAAGTTGCTGCTGCACCTTCCCAATCCAGAATCAATGGCAATCCATGGACCGCAGGGGACATCAGGTATGCAGACCTGAATGGAGATGGTAAAATTGATGCCGGAACAAGTACACTCAGCAATCCCGGCGACCGTAAGGTAATCGGAAACAGTACACCACGCTATAGCTATGGTCTTACTGCCGATGCAAGCTGGAATGGTTTTGATGCAATGATTTTTATTCAGGGTGTAGGAAAACGTGATGCGGCAATAGGAGGTAACTATTTCTGGGGTATCGTAGGTGATGAATGGCAAAGCTCTTTGTTTACGACCCATCTGGACAGATGGACTCCGGAGAACCCGAATGGTTATTATCCTAAATATTACATGAGCGAACAAAACGGTAAAAATACACAGGTACAGAGCAAATATCTTCAAAGTGCGGCGTATATGAGGATTAAGAATGTTCAGTTGGGTTATACCATTAGTAAAGCGCTTCTCGACCGCATAAAAATCAGTAAGCTGAGGTTTTATATCAGCATAGAGAACCTGGCCACCTTTACAAAATTTACAAAGGCACTCGATCCTGAACTGACTTTAAACGAAGGAAAAGTATATCCGCTTCAGCGAAGCTATTCCGCAGGACTAAGTGTGACATTTTAA